CATGGGTTTCATGTAGGAGCAGAAAACAACATCTGCTTTGGTGCAGATTATTTCTATACCAAGGATTTTGGCGATCCTAGCCGAATCCCCTTTTACTTTCCTCTGGTAGAAAATGCCAGCAAGTACCCGTCCATCCTGGATCATTTAGAGTCTGAGCTCGGCGATTCCCAACTTAAAAAGCTTGCCCATGGAAACGCGCTTAACTTCTATAAAAAACTCTGGAGCTAATGTCATCTCATCACTTTGTAAAGGACCAACAAGAACCCGCGGTTTTTATTCTGGACGCGGATAACCTATCATTCCATACTATCTCTCCCCTGCTGGAGTGGGTGCCCACGGTTTTGGTTTCTGAAGCTGCCCTAGATCAGGTAATGAGTTGGGGGATAAAAATCGATGTGATATTAGCAACAGAGGAATTTCAAGCTGAAAATCAACATTTACTGGAAGAGCAATATCCCGTGAAATTTATAAATACTGAGGAGAATAATTTCTTGACAAATGGGCTTGATTACCTAAGATCTACTGATCACAAAGCTGCGCATTTGGTGGGAATTTCACACCTGAAAGCACTAGAGCTACAAGATAAACTTGATCTGATGAATCTTACCATTTTGGATGGAGACTGGAAGTATTACCCTGTCAAATCAGGGGTATTCAAAAAGTGGTTTGCAGAATGCAATATCCATATTCATGGTAAAGAAGGCATGCCCATTCAAATTCAAAATGAAAACGGAGAGTTGATCCTACCAATCACTTATGCAACGATATTGGAAGTCCCTGAGGGAAATACCAGGATCAAAGCGCCCGGGATCTTTTGGATTGGAGAGCAGGTTTATTCATAAATTTCAGAAAGACCCAAGTTCCAAAAGCATAGCAAAGCACATCAATTGGATCCGCAGTATAAGTGTTTGAGCGCAGAGGCAAGAGGATTTCAAAAACTACTGAAAAATAAACCAATGCGATGACAACCTGTTTGGGGGTAAAAATCAATTGACTACCCAATGGATGATACCATCGCATCACTTGAAGGCAAATGCCAAAAACCACAGGCATCGCCATTAAATCGTCTCCATAGGCATGATAGATAGGGATAAAGATCCCCATTGATTTTTCCAGGTATTGATTTACCCAGAAAGCTATGGAAGCAACAATAAATATGGGATTTTTGAATAATTCCATCATCCCGGCAGAGCAGCTATCAGCCACATGATAAAGGTCATGATGGCCATAAAAACGGTGTAAAATAGATTCCCTGATTTCTTAAAAAAACGTACGATTGCGCTGTCCTCAGGATTGACATAAAACATCCACTCCTTTTCGTATCGCTCTTGATCCTGCGCCTTTCGCTCCTCTCTTTTCATTTCATCAGGAGACAAAAACTCCCCGCAGTGCTCACAGCGATCTCTGTAGTCATTAGTCCAAACTGACCATTCCCCACATTGAGGGCATTTTTTTTGGCTCATAATTCGTTTAGTTCAAAGTCTTCCCTAGAGCTATTCGATCTTTTCCGTTCAGATCCTTAAGCACGCTCACTTCGGAATATCCCAATTTCCTCATTAATTCCGCTACCTCGGCTCCATATTTTTCATTGATTTCAAAATACAAACACCCACCACTTTTTAGCAATCGCCTGCCTTTGACAGCAATCTCCCGGTAGAAAACCAATGGATCTTCATCGCTTACAAAAAGCGCTAGCTCCGGTTCATAATCAAGCACATTTTTATGCATCTCCGCTTTCTCTTTGTGGGGGATGTAAGGAGGATTGCTGACCAATATATCCAACTCATCTTCTGCGGGAATTTCAGACAGAATGTCGCACTTTGAAAAGGAAACTTTTGCCCCAAGTGCACCCGCATTCTGATTGGCTATAGCCAAAGCTTCCAGGGAAACATCCACGCCAAAAACTACTGGACTGTTCATTTCCAAAGCCAGTGAAATGGGAATACAACCTGTCCCTGTGCCAATATCCATAATCCTCAAACCGGACTTTATATTCTCCTTAATGATCAGGTGGACCAGTTCTTCTGTTTCATTTCTGGGGATCAAAGTCGCAGGTGATACCTTAAATTCCCTACCGTAAAACGGTCCTTTCCCCATAATATATTGGATAGGCTCTCCGGTCTTCAAGCGTTCAAAATCCTGATAAAGACCCGTCGGCAAAGTATTCTCATCTACCTGCTGGTAGAGAGCACTCCTGCCTAACCCTACGTGGTGCTCAAACAACCATCCGATCAGAGACTCCGCTTCCTGACGCTCATAGATAAGTAGCGCTGAGGACCAGGAACTTATAATTTCATGAAGAAAGGGCATAGATGTAGCGTTTGGTGATTGGAGCACGTAAAGTTACCAAAACCAATCCCCAAAATATGAGATACCTTTACCTGATTCTGATATTCAGCTTCACTACCGCCCTTAGTTATGGTC
This genomic window from Algoriphagus sp. TR-M9 contains:
- the prmC gene encoding peptide chain release factor N(5)-glutamine methyltransferase — translated: MPFLHEIISSWSSALLIYERQEAESLIGWLFEHHVGLGRSALYQQVDENTLPTGLYQDFERLKTGEPIQYIMGKGPFYGREFKVSPATLIPRNETEELVHLIIKENIKSGLRIMDIGTGTGCIPISLALEMNSPVVFGVDVSLEALAIANQNAGALGAKVSFSKCDILSEIPAEDELDILVSNPPYIPHKEKAEMHKNVLDYEPELALFVSDEDPLVFYREIAVKGRRLLKSGGCLYFEINEKYGAEVAELMRKLGYSEVSVLKDLNGKDRIALGKTLN
- a CDS encoding thiamine pyrophosphokinase → MSSHHFVKDQQEPAVFILDADNLSFHTISPLLEWVPTVLVSEAALDQVMSWGIKIDVILATEEFQAENQHLLEEQYPVKFINTEENNFLTNGLDYLRSTDHKAAHLVGISHLKALELQDKLDLMNLTILDGDWKYYPVKSGVFKKWFAECNIHIHGKEGMPIQIQNENGELILPITYATILEVPEGNTRIKAPGIFWIGEQVYS
- a CDS encoding magnesium citrate secondary transporter — its product is MMELFKNPIFIVASIAFWVNQYLEKSMGIFIPIYHAYGDDLMAMPVVFGICLQVMRWYHPLGSQLIFTPKQVVIALVYFSVVFEILLPLRSNTYTADPIDVLCYAFGTWVFLKFMNKPALQSKRSRAL